GCCGTGACGACGATGAACAGCGACCACAGGATCAGCGACAATACGCCGAGCACGATGACGCGGCTGACCGGCTGGCCGTGCGCCGCAGCGCCGACAGCCTCGCGAAACGCATACAGCGGCGAGGTGCCGATGTCGCCGAACACCACGCCGATGCTGCCCAGCGTCAGCGCCCAGAAGCCAGTGGTGGCCGGCGCCTCATGGGCTTCGGTCGATGGAACGCTGAGAGCCATGATGACTGAGGACGCTCTGTCGGTTGATTGATCCGGGCCGGCTATCGACGCTTTCCTGGAAAGCTTGTCAACCGATCCACCCTAGCACCGCCGGCCCCGCGGTGCCCACAAGGCGACAACGTCACAGAAGTATGCGGTATTGAGGTAGTGGCCGCAACTACGGCTTCAAGCCCGGAGGCAGCGGCGGATCCTCGCGCATCAGCGTGATGGTGACGCGGCGGTTGGCCGACAGCGTCGGGTCGTCCGGAAACAGCGGCTGGCTGTCGGCTTTTCCCGAAACGGCGAAGATGTGGGCGGGCTGCAGGCCTTCCCGCTCCAGGATCTGGCGCACAACGTTGGCGCGGTCAGCCGAAAGGTCGAAAGCCCCATAGTCGCTGCGAGACGGCAGGAAGCCTGCCGCAGTGTGGCCGATGATGGAGATGCGAAGCGGCGTCGCCTTCAGCGGGCCTGCCAGTTTCTGGATCAGCCGGCGGGTGCGGTCGTAGGGCACCTTGGAACCATCGGCGAACATCGAGCGGCCATCCTGGTCGACGATTTCCAGATTGAGGCCCGCATTGGTCTCCTCGAACATGATGTGTTTCGAGATTTCGGTCAGTTCCGGCATGTCCTGCAACGCCTGCCGCAGCGACGCCGAGGCCAGCGCGAATTCGCGGTCGGTCTTCAGCCTGGCGCCGGCTATCCGGCTGCGTTCCTGTTCGTCCAGGGTCGGGCTATTGGATGCCTCGTCCGGGGGAACGAGCGGCGCGTTCTTGAGCTTCGGCCGCGCCGGCAGGTTGTCGGATTCGATAATTCCGGAATAGCGGGCCTCGGTCTGCACGCCGAAGGCATCGCGCATCGAGCCGGCGACGATCTTCAGCTTGTTGTTGTCCATGGTGGAGAAGGCGACGAGCATCACGAAGAAGCTCATCATCAGGCCCATGAGGTCGGCAAAGGTCACGAACCAGCCGTGTCCTCCGCCATGCGCGTCGCCTCGTTTCTTCTTGGCCATTGCTTGGTTTCCGGAACCGGAATCTGGCGTTTACGCCGGGACCGGCTCGCCTTCCTCATGGCGGTGTTTCTCCGGCAGGTAGGCCAGCAACATCTCGCGCACCAGCGTCGGGCTCTTGGAATCGCGGATCATCAGGATGCCGTCGATAATCAGCGTGCGATTGGTCTCCTCGTCGAGCAACTTGCCATGCAGCTTGTCGGCGATCGGCAGGCAGAACAGGTTCGCGACCAGCGCGCCGTACAGCGTCGCCAGCAAGGCGGTCGCCATGAACGGACCGAGCTTCGAAGGATCGGTCATGTTGGCGAACATCTGCACCATGCCGATCAGGGTTCCGATCATGCCGAACGCCGGTGCGCAGTCGCCGATGGCGCGGTAGATCTTGCCGCCTTCGTCGAGATGCATCAGGAAGTTGTCGCGGTCGCGCTCGAGATTGTCGCGGATGAATTCGAGATCGTAGCCGTCGGCGACGTAGCGAATTCCCTTGGCGAGGAACGGCTCGTTGGTATCGACCTTTTCGAGTCCGACGGGACCCTGCTTGCGCGCGATTTCCGCGATCCGGGCCAGTTCGTCGACGAGGTCCCGCGCCGACAGGCGGCTCATGGTGAAGGCGAATTTGGCGCCGAGCGGCAGGCCGTGCAGGATGGCGCTGAGCGGAAACCGGATCATGGTGGCGGCGATCGATCCGCCGAAAATAATAATCATCGCATGTTCGGAAATGAACATGTGAAGATCGCCTCCCATGAGCACCATCGCTGAAATGACAATGATGCCGAATACGAGCCCAACGCTCGTCATAATATCCATGGGAAACTCCAACGCGCACGCGAACTACCGGCCGTCCTGGACGGTGGCGCAGCTCATCCTGAGCCGCGCTACAGGAACCCTACGTCGCCGCAATTAAAGACGCGTAAAGGTTAAGCCGGCGCGGGAAATTGCTCGGCCGAACCGCCGTGGTGTTGATGCGCGGGGCCGGAGCCGGCGCGCGATCTCAACCTTCTGCTAACCATACCGCGTCAGGCTGCGGCCAAACCCGTCAATTCGAGGCTGAGCGCGCGCAGCCGCCGGCGGGCGGCCTCGTCATAGGCCTGCGGATTGGCCTTCATCTCGCTCATGCCGTTGAAGAACAGGCCGGTCTTGCCGGCGACATCGTCGCCCGAGACCAGATGCAGGATCGCCTCGCCGCCCTGCTCCACCGTCGAGATCGGCGTGATGCCTCCGGCACGCACCATCGTGGTATTCATGTAGGTCGCCGGGTGCAGCGCATTGACGTTGACGCCGCTATCCTTGAGTTGTTCGGCAAGATCGATCGTGAACATGATTTGCGACAGCTTGCTTTGCGCATAGGCGCGACTGCCGCTGTAGCCCTTGGTGTTCATGACGTCGTCGAAATCGATCGGGTGCTGGCCGAGGGAAGCGACATTGACGATGCGCGACGGCGCAGCTGCTTTCAGAGCCGGCAGCAGCAGATGCGCCAGCAGGAAGCCCGCGAGAATTGCGCGATGAGGGGCCGCCGGATTTCAAATTTACAGGCGGCCCAGCCACGGTCTCTTGCTGCTTGACGAGATCCCGCGGGTCTCGCGCTGCTTCTGGTCGATGACCTCTGCCGGACGAGAGCGGAACCACGTATCGCTGTTCCCGAGAAATCCCCGTCTGCCCGGCGTTCAACTCTTGATCCACATCAATGAGCTTCACTGCGCTGGTGGTAAATTGCGCAACTTGATTTTGCTCGGGATCAACCTAGCTCGATGCCTGCCCGACTGCGGGCAATCCTAGTAACAGGAGGATTTTCCCCATGGCCGAAGCTGTAACAAAATTACCCGTGAAGACCGAGGGCAAGAAAACCGAAGCTGCGATGCAGACATGGCGCCCGTTCGACAGCCTGCGCCGCGAGGTCGATCGACTTTTCGAGAATTTCGACCGGGACTTGTGGCGGTCTCCGTTCAGCCGCTCGGTTTTCGACATCGCGCCGTACTGGCGAGGTGAATTGAAATTGGCGACTACTCCCGCCGTCGATATCGTCGAGAAAGACAACGCCTACGAAGTCACCGCCGAGCTGCCAGGAATGGACGAGAAGAATATCGAGGTGAAGCTCGACAACGGCGGGCTGACGATCAAGGGCGAGAAACAGGAAGAGAAGGAAGAGAAGCGAAAGGGCTATCATCTCCAGGAACGCCGCTTCGGCTCGTTCGAGCGCTACTTCACCGTTCCGGAGGGCGTTGACACCAGCAAGATCGAGGCAAACTTCAAGAAGGGTGTGCTGACGGTAACGCTGCCGAAGAAGCCCGAGGCGCAGAAGCCCGCGAAGAAGATCGAGGTCAAGGCAGGCTGAGGCCGGCGTCCGACGCTTCCGGGCCTTTGGCATCAGCCAGCCCGGAAGCGAACTTTCCAGCTTGGAACAGCACCATGCGGTTTCCGACCGTGGCATGCGCCTTGATGCTCGCATTGACAGCGGCGAGTTCGTCGCAGGCGCAGCAGGCCGTCCCCCTCCCCGGCAACCAGGGCGCGGCCATTCCGACCCTCGCTCCTTTGGTGAAGAAAGTTACCCCCAGCGTCGTCAACATCGCCGTCAAGGGACGCATTGCCCAGGAGCAGAACCCGCTTCTCAACGATCCGTTCTTTCGAAAATTCTTCAATGTTCCCGAGACCCCCGCGGAGCGGGAAATCAGAGCTGCCGGATCGGGCGTCATCATCGACGCGCGCGAAGGCCTCATAGTCACGAATAATCATGTCGTCGAGCATGCCGACGAAATTTCGGTCACGCTCACCGACGGCCGGCATTTTCAGGCCAAGCGCGTCGGCGCCGATCCCGACACCGATGTCGCGATCATCAAGGTGCCCGCCGCGGATCTGGTTGCGATACCGCTGGGGGATTCGGACAAGCTCGAGGTCGGAGATTATGTCGTCGCCATCGGCAATCCGTTCGGAATTGGCCAGACAGTCACGCAGGGGATCGTAAGCGCGCTGCGCCGCACCGGTCTCGGTATCAAGGGCTACGAAGATTTCATCCAGACCGACGCGCCCATCAACCCAGGCAACTCGGGTGGTGCACTGGTCAGCCTGCGCGGCGAACTCGTGGGCATCAACACCGCCATCGTCGGCCCAAGCGGAGGCAATGTCGGCATCGGCTTCGCCATCCCGGCCAATATGATCCGCGAGGTCATGGATCAATTGGTCAGGTACGGCGAAGTGCGGCGCGGCCGGCTTGGCATCGCTGTTCAGGATTTGACCGCCGAACTCTCCGACGCGATGGGACTGCCTTCGCATCAATCGGGCGCGGTGGTTGCCAATGTCGAAGCCGGGTCGGCAGCGGAGCGTGCCGGCCTCAAGTCCGGCGATGTAATCACCTCGGTCGACAACACCCCGGTGCGTAGCGCATCCGCTCTGCGCAACAAGATCGGGCTGTTGCGGGTCGGCGATACGGCCGAGCTGGCCGTGACGCGCGGCGGAAAATCGATGGTCATCCGCGCAACCGTGGCGACGCCGGTACAGAAGCTGTTCCAGGGTGGCCAGGTCAATCCGCTGCTTGACGGCGCAACGTTCGGCCCAGTCACGGTGGACACCTCAATCAGGGGCGTCGAAGTCATTTCCGTTCAGGCCGGCCGCAAGGCGGCGCGTGCCGGTTTGCGCAAGGGTGACATTATCACATCGGTGAACCAGAAAGCGGTAGCCGGACCCGATGAATTCGCAGAGCAAGCCAAGGCCAGCCCAAAGCGATTATTGCTCGCTCTGATCCGCGACGGCCAAGCGCTTTTCCTCGTCGTGCAGTGACTTTGCCTCCGTCGTGCGGCCTTTGCCGAGCCTCGCCCAACCCGGGCGCGTTCGCTGGCTCGGCCACAATCAACCGATAGGTTGATGTGCCCGGCAAGATAAGGGCCATAGGCTGCTTCCAGATACACATTGGCCGGTCATGACGAAAGCTCCACATCCCCGAATTCTGCTGATCGGAACCGGCGACACCAAGGCCGACGAAATTCTTTTCATGAGCAACTGCATCCGGAAGGCCGGCGGCGAGCCGGTCCTGATGGATGTCAGCGTGCTGGGCGATCCGCCCTACCAACCCCATCATGACAAACACGCCGTCGCGCGGGCGGCACAAGCCACGATCGACATAATCATGGCAAGCGGCGACGAAAATTCGGCGATGTCGCTGATGGCGCTCGGCGCAACCCGCCTGACGCGCGCGCTTTGCGACGCCGACGAGATCGACGGTATGATCGCGATTGGCGGCACCATGGGAACCGACCTTGCCCTCGACGTCGCACGCGCGCTTCCGATCGGCGTTCCCAAATTCGTGGTGTCGACGATCGCCTTCTCGCATCTGATACCGCCGGAGCGTATCGCCGCGGACTTGATGATGATCCTGTGGGCGGGTGGCCTCTACGGCCTCAACAGCACCTGCACGGCAGTGCTTTCCCAGGCCTGCGGCGCGGTGGTGGGCGCGGCAAAGAGCGCCATCAAGCCCAGGAACGACCGGCCGGTCGTCGCCATGACGTCGCTCGGCAAGAGCTGTCTCAGCTACATGGTCGAGCTCAAGCCGGAATTGGAAAGGCGGGGCTACGAGGTCGTCGTGTTCCACACCACGGGAATGGGCGGCCGCGCCATGGAGTCGATCGCCGCCCAGGGCGGCTTTGCCGCGATCCTCGATCTCAGCCTGCAGGAGGTCGCCAATCACCTGGCGGGCTCGGTCGTGAGTTCCGGCGCGGACCGGCTGGAGAACGCCGGAAAGGCGGGAATTCCGCAGATCGTGGCCCCCGGCGCCGTCGACATGGTCGACTTTCCCGCCTGGCAGCCGATACCGAGGGACCTCGTCGACCGTCCGTTCCACGCGCACAACCGGCTGCTCGCCTCGGCAACGTCTCGGCCGGACGATCGGCGAAAAATCGCGCGGGCCATCGCCGGCAAGCTCGCAACGGCGCAGGCGCCCGTGGCGTACGTGCTGCCGGCCGGCGGCATCCAGCAATGGGATCGCGAAGGCGAAGCCCTGCACGATCCCGAAGGCCTGTCCGCCTTCGTCGACGAAATGCGCGCGGCCATCGCGAAGCCTGTCGAGCTTCATGAAATTCACGGACATATCAACAGCCCCGCATTCGCAGAGGCGGTGTTGGCTATCTTCGACCGCTGGGTCGAAGCGGGCATCGTGCCCGCCGGCAAGACGGCGGTCGCTTCGTGAAGGCGCCGACCGCCAGGGCGCTGGTGCTGGATTTCGGCGGCGTCATTTCGAAGACGCTGTTCGAAACCCACCACTTGACGGAAATGGCGCTTGGTCTGGCCCCGTTCACCCTGAACTGGCTCGGCCCGTTCGCACCGGAGACCGATCCGTTGTGGTCATCGATGCAGCATGGAGAGATTTCAGAGCGCGACTACTGGCTGATCCGCAGCCGCGAGGTCGGACGGCTGGTCGGCGAAGACTGGCGCGACATGGAAACCTTCGCGAGACGCGCGCGTGGCGCCGACCCCGGGTCCGTGATCCGGCCGGAGGCTGAACGCGCGATCCGGATTGCCGGTGACGCCGGAGTCAAGCTCGCCATCCTGTCGAACGAACTCGATCTGTTCTACGGCGCCGGCTTTCGCACAAAACTGCCGCTGCTCGACCGCTTCCAGGCCATCGTCGATGCGACCCATACCGGAATCCTGAAACCGGACCCTCGCGCTTACCGGCTGGTGCTCGAGCAGCTTTCGATCGATGCTGGACGCTGCGTGTTCGTGGACGATCAGGAGCGCAATATCGCGGGCGCGCAAGCCTGCGGCTTCCAGACCGTCCATTTCGATGTCCGGGAGCCCCGGGAATCCTACATCAGGGCCCTGCGTCACCTTGATCTTGAATTCGTCTGAACCGGAAGGCGGCACCACATGCGCGACATCAACTTCCTGCTCGAGAACAATGCCAAGCCGATCTGGCACCCGATGGCGCATCCGGCCGAAATGCGCGCGCAACCGCCGAAAATCATCATGAAGGGCGAAGGCGTCCACGTCACGGACATCCACGGCAACATGGTTCTCGACGCGGTCGGGGGGCTATGGAACGTCAATCTCGGCTACAGTTGCGATCCCATCAAGAAGGCGATCGCCGACCAGCTCGACGCCCTGCCCTATTATTCCGGATTTCGCGGAACTTCGACCGGCCCATCCATCGAACTCGCGCACGAGCTCACCGAATGGTTCAGGCCGGAAGGCATGACACGGGTGTTCTTCACCTCGGGCGGATCGGACTCTGTCGAATCCGCGCTCCGGCTGGCGCGGCAATACTGGAAGATCAAGGGACAAGGCGACCGCACCAAATTCCTGGCGCTCAAGAAGGGGTATCACGGCACCCACTTCGGAGGCGCCTCGGTCAACGGCAACGCCAACTTCCGCCGCAACTACGAGCCGCTGCTGCCCGGCGTCTTTCATATCCCTGCACCTTCGACCTACCGCAATCCATTCAACGAGAGCGATCCCGCGCGGCTGGCGCAACTGTGCGCGGCGGCGATGGAGGACGAGATCGCGTTCCAGAACGCGGATACGATCGCGGCGTTCATCATGGAGCCGGTGCTCGGCGCAGGCGGCGTGATCGTGCCTCCCGTCAATTTCATGAAGCTCGCACGCGAGATCTGTGACCGCCATGGCATCCTGATGATCTCCGACGAGGTGGTCACGGGATTCGGCCGCACCGGCGCGTGGTCAGGCGCGAGGCTCTGGGGCGTGCAGCCGGACATGATGACCATCGCCAAGGCGATCACGTCAGGATATTTCCCGCTCGGCGCTACGCTGATCAACGACAGGATCGCCGAGGCATTCGAGAGCGATCAATCGACGTTCGGATCGATCGGTCACGGCTACACCTATTCGGGCCACCCCGTCGGATGCGCCGCCGGCATTGCGGCGTTAGCCGAGACCAGGCGGCTCAAGCTCGACGAGAACGCCGCCGCGCGCGGCAAGGAACTCGCAAGGGCGCTTGAGCAACTCAAGTCGAAGCATGAGATCGTCGGCGATGTCAGGTGCCAGGGATTGATGGCCGCGATCGAACTGGTTTCCGATCGCGACGGCAAGAAGGCCGCGGACAAGAAGACGACGGCCGCGATCGCGGACCGCACCTATGACGCCGGCGTGATGATCCGGGTTTCCGGCAACAACATCATTCTGTCGCCGCCGCTGATTCTCGAACCGGCCGACGTCGCAAGGATCGCCGCTGGAATCGACGCCGGGCTTTCGGCGGTGAAGTGATTCAAAAGCCGAGCGCCAGCCCATCCTTGCGGTGATCGGAGGCGCCGAGCAGGATGCCTCGTTCATGATCGATGCGGATCGCCTGGCATCCGCCGATCGGCTCCCCGGACCACCGAACGTCATGCCCACGCGCGGCCAGATCGTCCTTGATGCCAGGGAAGATCGTCGTCTCCAGCGACAGGACGCCGTCGAAGGCGAAAGTGCGCGGCGCTTCGGCTGCCGACTGGATGTCGAGGCCGAGGTCGAGGACGTTGGAGATCAGGTTCGCATGTCCCGCAGCCTGATAGTGCCCTCCCATGACGCCGAACGGCATCACGGCCCGGCCGTTCTGCATCATCATGCCGGGAATGATAGTGTGCATCGGCCGCTTGCGCGGTCCGAGCGAGTTCGGATGTCCTGACCTGGCGCGGAAGCTCCAGCCCCTGTTGTGCAGGAGCACGCCGGACTTCGGCGCATAGATGCCGCTGCCGAACGGGTAGAACAGCGAGTTGATCAGCGAGATCGCGTTGAGGTCGCGGTCGACCACGGTCACATAGACCGTGTCGCGGTGTTCGATATCGTCCCACGCCTCGGCGGCGGAAGCGCGCTTCATGTCGATCCTGGCCCGGATCGCGTCGATGTAGCCGTCCGACAGGAACCAGGCAGCATCGACAGGATTGACCGCAGGATCGCAGAAGAACGCGTCGCGGGCCCGGTAGGCCGCCTTGGTGGCCTCGGCGAGCAGATGAATCCGGTCCGCCTCAGAGAAATTCTTCACATCGAAGCCCGCCAGCGTCCGCATGATCATCAGCGCCGCCAGTCCCTGCCCGTTCGGCGGGCACTCCGCGATCTCGTAGTCACGATAGCTTGCGGAGATCGGATTCGCGTAGTCCGATTCGTGCGCGGCAAAATCCTCGGCGCTATGGGCACCGCCCATTCCGCGCAGGATGCCGATGATTTCATCCGCAACGGCGCCGCCGTAGAATGCCTTGCGTCCGTCGCGCGCGATCTGGCGGAGCGTGCGTCCGAGCGCCGGTTGCGACCTGATATCGCCCACGACGGGTAGCCGGCCGCCGGGAAGATACTGGGTCACCGCGTCTGCATTGCTTTCGATGCGCGAGCGGAAATGTTCCCAGTCGGCGGCGACGCGCGGCGTGATGCAGAAACCCTGCTCGGCAGCCGTAATCGCGGGGCGGAAAATCTCGTCGAGCGGCTTACTGCCGTGATCGGCGATCAGCCTGCACCAGGCATCAATGGCGCCGGGCACCGTCACCGCTTCCGGAGACGTCGGAGGAATATCCCGCTCGGCGGCGTCGGCATATTTGCCGGCATCGGTTTTTGCCGGCGTGCGGCCCGAGCCGTTCAATGCGATCGGAGCGCCCGCCTTCGGCGAATACAGCGCAAAGCAATCGCCGCCGATCCCGGTCATCTGCGGTTCGACCACGCCCTGGACGGCAACCGCGGCAATCGCGGCATCGACGGCATTGCCGCCCGCCTTCAGAATCTCGACTGCGGCGAGCGTCGCCTGCGGATGCGACGTGGCCGCCATTCCGCGTTCCGCGACGGCTACCGATCGGCCGATAGCCATGAAATTGCGCATGAAGTTTCCTTGTGTTTATGGCCACCGTGATCCGGCGCAAATGCCGAGACAATCAACCGAAAGGTGGATGGCCTGGACGGCTCTCCGGCCGGCGACAGACGGACTCGCGCGGCGGCTTCCGGGTCGGGTCGTGGCAGACTCAGTGCGGTCGCGACATCAGCGCAACGGCGGCGGAACGCGTTTCCACACCGAGCTTTTCGAAGATGTGGATCAGGTGGGTCTTGACGGTCGCCAAGCCGATTTGCAGGCACTCGCTGATTTCGCGGTTGGTCCGCCCACAGCATAGCAGCTCGACCACGTCCAGTTCGCGGGAGGTCAGGCCATACCGGGCTGGTTCTTCGGCCGGCGAAGCGGCGCGGCCGACCAGATTGAACTCGAGATAGTCATGGATCTTTCCGGCGATATTCATGGCCCCGTCCGGAATCCTGCAGCCCGCCCCCCAGGCAACGCTCATCCCTGCGACGATCCTGTCATCTCGCCGGAAGAAGAATTCGACCATATCGACGATGCCGCATTGACCGGCGAATGAGCGGTAGGCCGCAGATTCAGCGGTGGGGCATCGCTCCGTCGCGACACTCAGCAAGGCAAACGGCTTGCTGGCGGCGCGCTTCGGATGCAGCGGATCGAATTGATTCATCCGCTCGACATACTGACGATGAAAATCGACCGGAATTCCACTGAGCAGGAAGCGATTAAGGTTGAGGCCTTCGTCGACTTCATAGAATGCCGTCGCCGAGGCATCGAGAATGCCCCTGGCGAACCGAATGGCCTGGCTGGCCGCTGGATCTGCACGGCCCATCAGCGCGAACATGGCCTACCCTCCCAAATTGCTTCTTTCTTCCCCGTCAGTGGATCTCCGCCGCCCGCTTCAGCGCCGCCTTCAGTTTTTCCAGCGTAAAATCCTTGCTGCGGGCGATCTCCAGGATCGGCGTCTCGCGCCGTCCGCAGAGTTCGGCGGCATCGGGGATTTTCGCGGCGATGTCGATCGGGATCACGATCGCGCCGTGCTGGTCGGCGTGGATCAGGTCGTCGGAGCGCACCGTCATGCCGGCGACGCGGACTTCGCCGCCAAAACTTTCGGCGTGAACCCAGGCGTGCGACGGGCCGATCGAGCCTGCCAGCGCCTGGAAGCCCGGTGCCCATTGCGGGATGTCGCGGATCGATCCGTCGGTGATGACGCCGAGGCAGCCGAGCGCCTTGTGCACGTTGCTTTGCACCTCGCCCCAGAACGCACCGTAGCCGACGTCGGCGCCGTCAATGTCCTGGATCACGGTGATGCGCGGACCATGGCCGGTGCCGACATATTCGTAATAGTCGATGCGCCGTTTCGCCTGCTCGTCGGCCGGCAGGCCCGACTTCAGCACCGAGCGGATCGTCACCGTGCGCGCATAACCGACCATCGGCGGCAGATCGGGGAACGGACAGACCAGCGGCTTGGTGGTGTAGCCGATCAGGCGGCGTTCGGGGGCGACGATCTCCATCGCATTACAGATGGTAGGGGTGTCATAGCGCGCCAACGCTTCGAGGACGGATGCGGGCAGCGGAGCGGATTTCGTCACGGCGTGTCTCTCCAGATTTGCAGGATGGCATTGGGGCCACCCATTGATCTGCCTATAGCCGAGATTGGGATCGAACCCAACTCGGCGGCCGCTCATGGCAGACATCCAAAGCGTTTTCGAGCGAAGTGGGTACCGGTTCGCGTGAAGAAAACGCGTCAAACAAGGAGGGGTGAGGTTGCGCGGCCGCTGGCAGCGCGGGCCGCTCAGTTCAGCCGGGCCGGCCGAATGCCCTGGTCCGGCTCGGCGACGGGCGCAACGAACGGCGGCGCCGCCGGACTTGACGGAGTTGCCTCCGCCGGCGCTGCGGCCTGCGCGGCCGCATTGCGCTTGTGATCGCGATACGACTTCCAGCCCAACGGCAGGCTCAAGAGATAAAGCGCCGACCCCGCCGACAGAATGTGCCAGGGATAGCCGATCAAGAGCGCCACGAAGAAGATCACCGAGACGAACACCGGCAGCACCATCTCCGGCGGCACCCGCAAGCGCACCGTCTTGCCCGAGAAAACCGGCAGCCGCGACACCATCAGGAATGCGATCAAGAGCGTATAGAACGCGGTCAGCATCACCGGCGGCGACGGCATGCCGAGGAAGGCGAGATAGATCGGAAGCAGCACCAGGATCGCGCCGGCGGGAGCCGGAACGCCGGTGAAGAAATTCGCGGCAAAAGCCGGCTTGTTCGGATCGTCCATGGTGGCGTTGAAGCGCGCCAGCCGCAGGCCGCCCGAGATCGCGAACACCATGGCGGCGATCCAGCCGACATTGTGCAGATCGTGCAGCGTCCAGAAATACAAGATCAGCCCCGGCGCCACGCCGAAATTGACGAAGTCGGCG
The genomic region above belongs to Bradyrhizobium sediminis and contains:
- a CDS encoding motility protein A: MDIMTSVGLVFGIIVISAMVLMGGDLHMFISEHAMIIIFGGSIAATMIRFPLSAILHGLPLGAKFAFTMSRLSARDLVDELARIAEIARKQGPVGLEKVDTNEPFLAKGIRYVADGYDLEFIRDNLERDRDNFLMHLDEGGKIYRAIGDCAPAFGMIGTLIGMVQMFANMTDPSKLGPFMATALLATLYGALVANLFCLPIADKLHGKLLDEETNRTLIIDGILMIRDSKSPTLVREMLLAYLPEKHRHEEGEPVPA
- a CDS encoding HAD-IA family hydrolase gives rise to the protein MKAPTARALVLDFGGVISKTLFETHHLTEMALGLAPFTLNWLGPFAPETDPLWSSMQHGEISERDYWLIRSREVGRLVGEDWRDMETFARRARGADPGSVIRPEAERAIRIAGDAGVKLAILSNELDLFYGAGFRTKLPLLDRFQAIVDATHTGILKPDPRAYRLVLEQLSIDAGRCVFVDDQERNIAGAQACGFQTVHFDVREPRESYIRALRHLDLEFV
- a CDS encoding gamma-glutamyltransferase family protein translates to MRNFMAIGRSVAVAERGMAATSHPQATLAAVEILKAGGNAVDAAIAAVAVQGVVEPQMTGIGGDCFALYSPKAGAPIALNGSGRTPAKTDAGKYADAAERDIPPTSPEAVTVPGAIDAWCRLIADHGSKPLDEIFRPAITAAEQGFCITPRVAADWEHFRSRIESNADAVTQYLPGGRLPVVGDIRSQPALGRTLRQIARDGRKAFYGGAVADEIIGILRGMGGAHSAEDFAAHESDYANPISASYRDYEIAECPPNGQGLAALMIMRTLAGFDVKNFSEADRIHLLAEATKAAYRARDAFFCDPAVNPVDAAWFLSDGYIDAIRARIDMKRASAAEAWDDIEHRDTVYVTVVDRDLNAISLINSLFYPFGSGIYAPKSGVLLHNRGWSFRARSGHPNSLGPRKRPMHTIIPGMMMQNGRAVMPFGVMGGHYQAAGHANLISNVLDLGLDIQSAAEAPRTFAFDGVLSLETTIFPGIKDDLAARGHDVRWSGEPIGGCQAIRIDHERGILLGASDHRKDGLALGF
- a CDS encoding Hsp20/alpha crystallin family protein, with the translated sequence MAEAVTKLPVKTEGKKTEAAMQTWRPFDSLRREVDRLFENFDRDLWRSPFSRSVFDIAPYWRGELKLATTPAVDIVEKDNAYEVTAELPGMDEKNIEVKLDNGGLTIKGEKQEEKEEKRKGYHLQERRFGSFERYFTVPEGVDTSKIEANFKKGVLTVTLPKKPEAQKPAKKIEVKAG
- a CDS encoding DegQ family serine endoprotease, which codes for MRFPTVACALMLALTAASSSQAQQAVPLPGNQGAAIPTLAPLVKKVTPSVVNIAVKGRIAQEQNPLLNDPFFRKFFNVPETPAEREIRAAGSGVIIDAREGLIVTNNHVVEHADEISVTLTDGRHFQAKRVGADPDTDVAIIKVPAADLVAIPLGDSDKLEVGDYVVAIGNPFGIGQTVTQGIVSALRRTGLGIKGYEDFIQTDAPINPGNSGGALVSLRGELVGINTAIVGPSGGNVGIGFAIPANMIREVMDQLVRYGEVRRGRLGIAVQDLTAELSDAMGLPSHQSGAVVANVEAGSAAERAGLKSGDVITSVDNTPVRSASALRNKIGLLRVGDTAELAVTRGGKSMVIRATVATPVQKLFQGGQVNPLLDGATFGPVTVDTSIRGVEVISVQAGRKAARAGLRKGDIITSVNQKAVAGPDEFAEQAKASPKRLLLALIRDGQALFLVVQ
- a CDS encoding Tm-1-like ATP-binding domain-containing protein, translating into MTKAPHPRILLIGTGDTKADEILFMSNCIRKAGGEPVLMDVSVLGDPPYQPHHDKHAVARAAQATIDIIMASGDENSAMSLMALGATRLTRALCDADEIDGMIAIGGTMGTDLALDVARALPIGVPKFVVSTIAFSHLIPPERIAADLMMILWAGGLYGLNSTCTAVLSQACGAVVGAAKSAIKPRNDRPVVAMTSLGKSCLSYMVELKPELERRGYEVVVFHTTGMGGRAMESIAAQGGFAAILDLSLQEVANHLAGSVVSSGADRLENAGKAGIPQIVAPGAVDMVDFPAWQPIPRDLVDRPFHAHNRLLASATSRPDDRRKIARAIAGKLATAQAPVAYVLPAGGIQQWDREGEALHDPEGLSAFVDEMRAAIAKPVELHEIHGHINSPAFAEAVLAIFDRWVEAGIVPAGKTAVAS
- a CDS encoding aspartate aminotransferase family protein, which translates into the protein MRDINFLLENNAKPIWHPMAHPAEMRAQPPKIIMKGEGVHVTDIHGNMVLDAVGGLWNVNLGYSCDPIKKAIADQLDALPYYSGFRGTSTGPSIELAHELTEWFRPEGMTRVFFTSGGSDSVESALRLARQYWKIKGQGDRTKFLALKKGYHGTHFGGASVNGNANFRRNYEPLLPGVFHIPAPSTYRNPFNESDPARLAQLCAAAMEDEIAFQNADTIAAFIMEPVLGAGGVIVPPVNFMKLAREICDRHGILMISDEVVTGFGRTGAWSGARLWGVQPDMMTIAKAITSGYFPLGATLINDRIAEAFESDQSTFGSIGHGYTYSGHPVGCAAGIAALAETRRLKLDENAAARGKELARALEQLKSKHEIVGDVRCQGLMAAIELVSDRDGKKAADKKTTAAIADRTYDAGVMIRVSGNNIILSPPLILEPADVARIAAGIDAGLSAVK
- a CDS encoding OmpA/MotB family protein — encoded protein: MAKKKRGDAHGGGHGWFVTFADLMGLMMSFFVMLVAFSTMDNNKLKIVAGSMRDAFGVQTEARYSGIIESDNLPARPKLKNAPLVPPDEASNSPTLDEQERSRIAGARLKTDREFALASASLRQALQDMPELTEISKHIMFEETNAGLNLEIVDQDGRSMFADGSKVPYDRTRRLIQKLAGPLKATPLRISIIGHTAAGFLPSRSDYGAFDLSADRANVVRQILEREGLQPAHIFAVSGKADSQPLFPDDPTLSANRRVTITLMREDPPLPPGLKP
- a CDS encoding helix-turn-helix transcriptional regulator, which gives rise to MFALMGRADPAASQAIRFARGILDASATAFYEVDEGLNLNRFLLSGIPVDFHRQYVERMNQFDPLHPKRAASKPFALLSVATERCPTAESAAYRSFAGQCGIVDMVEFFFRRDDRIVAGMSVAWGAGCRIPDGAMNIAGKIHDYLEFNLVGRAASPAEEPARYGLTSRELDVVELLCCGRTNREISECLQIGLATVKTHLIHIFEKLGVETRSAAVALMSRPH